The Musa acuminata AAA Group cultivar baxijiao chromosome BXJ2-2, Cavendish_Baxijiao_AAA, whole genome shotgun sequence genome has a segment encoding these proteins:
- the LOC135605703 gene encoding uncharacterized protein LOC135605703 has product MSCSSSSASEEDEGVDAYRKGGYHAVRVGDQFAGGRYIAQRKLGWGHFSTVWLAYDTRSQNFVALKIQKSAPEFAQAAIHEIELLSAIAEGDASNSKCIVRLLDHFKHVGPNGQHLCLVIEFLGDSLLRLVKYNRYKGIGLDRVRNICRSILVGLDYLHREVGIIHTDLKLENVLLVSTIDPSKDPVRSGFTPILERPEGNPNGGTVVNMIEKRLKKKAKRARARIAERRASDPLVLQQERSLEGIDLGCKIVDFGNACWCDKQLTDDIQTRQYRSPEVILGAGYSFSTDMWSFACMAFELATGDMLFTPKIGQGYSEDEDHLALMMELLGKMPKKIATTGSRSKDYFDRYGDLKRIRRLKFWPLDRLLVEKYKFSEANAHEFVEFLCPLLDFAPEKRPTAAQCLQHPWLKVRDAKSGGENNEAGVEKLETGMSKLKVQVGK; this is encoded by the exons ATGTCGTGCTCGTCGTCGTCGGCGTCGGAGGAGGACGAGGGCGTGGATGCCTACAGGAAAGGGGGGTACCACGCCGTCAGGGTCGGCGATCAATTCGCCGGCGGGCGGTACATCGCCCAGCGGAAGCTCGGGTGGGGCCATTTCTCCACCGTCTGGCTCGCCTACGACACCCGATCCCAG AATTTTGTTGCTCTCAAAATCCAAAAGAGTGCACCGGAGTTTGCTCAAGCTGCCATCCATGAGATTGAGCTGCTTTCAGCAATTGCCGAAGGAGATGCCTCAAATTCCAAGTGCATCGTCCGATTGCTTGACCACTTCAAGCATGTTGGACCAAATGGGCAGCATCTTTGCCTGGTAATCGAGTTCCTTGGCGATAGCCTACTTCGGCTTGTCAAGTACAACCGCTATAAAGGCATTGGGTTGGATAGAGTGAGAAACATATGCAGGTCTATCTTGGTTGGTCTTGATTATTTGCACCGGGAAGTTGGCATCATTCACACAGATTTGAAACTGGAGAATGTTCTTCTTGTTTCCACTATTGATCCTTCGAAGGATCCAGTCAGGTCTGGGTTCACCCCAATCCTAGAGAGGCCCGAGGGCAACCCAAATGGGGGAACAGTGGTCAATATGATTGAGAAGAGGCTGAAGAAAAAAGCAAAGAGGGCAAGGGCAAGGATCGCTGAGAGGAGAGCATCAGATCCACTGGTTTTGCAGCAGGAAAGGAGCTTAGAAGGGATTGATCTGGGATGCAAAATTGTGGATTTTGGGAATGCTTGTTGGTGCGATAAACAGTTAACTGATGATATCCAGACAAGGCAATATAGGTCACCTGAGGTCATTCTTGGTGCTGGTTACTCATTTTCCACAGATATGTGGTCTTTTGCTTGCATGGCTTTTGAGCTTGCCACTGGAGATATGTTATTTACTCCTAAAATTGGCCAAGGATATAGTGAAGATGAG GATCACTTGGCTTTAATGATGGAGCTCCTTGGAAAGATGCCCAAAAAG ATTGCTACTACTGGATCCCGATCAAAGGACTACTTTGACAGGTATGGAGACCTGAAGAGGATACGAAGGCTGAAATTCTGGCCTCTGGATCGGTTGCTTGTTGAGAAATACAAATTTTCTGAGGCCAATGCCCATGAATTTGTGGAGTTTCTATGCCCTCTACTTGACTTCGCTCCAGAGAAGCGACCAACAGCGGCACAGTGTCTGCAACATCCATGGCTTAAGGTCAGAGATGCAAAATCTGGTGGTGAAAATAATGAAGCTGGTGTGGAAAAGCTGGAGACTGGTATGAGTAAGCTTAAAGTTCAGGTGGGGAAGTGA
- the LOC103975803 gene encoding U-box domain-containing protein 44 gives MAESWDGGHSDDSFRDSLYTEPIYEAFLCPLTRQVMRDPVSIENGQTFERDAIEKWFKECRDSGRRPTCPLTHEELKSTDLNPSIALRNTIEEWTKRNEAVQLDKACRTLSLGNSEIDVLQSLNYITHICQKSRYSKHAVHNAELVPMISSMLKSGNRKVRLKALETLCIIAEGDDDNKEVIAAGDNIRMIVKFLSHEHSQEREEAVSLLYELSKSESLCEKIGGVSGAILILVGMASSKSANILTVERADKTLENLEKCENNVRQMAENGRLQPLLTLLLKGSPETRLSMVSYLGELVLSNDVKVFVAQTAGSVLVDVMKSGSNLAREAALKSLNQISSYETSAKILIHAGILPPLVKYLFTVGINQLPMRMKEVSATILANVVSSGANFESIPLDQDRRTLVSEDIVHNLLHLINNTGPAIECKLLQVLVGLTSSATTVVNIVAAIKSSGATISLIQFVEAPQKDVRMASIKLLQNISPYMCQELADALRSTGGQLSSLINVIAEDNGISEEQAAAIGLLADLPESDTGLTRRLLEEGAFKIAFSKVVSIRQGIARGGRFVTRFLEGLVRVLSRLTYILEGEPEVIALAREYSLASLFTDLLQMNELDKVQRVSALSLQNLSKQSKHLTQVPVVPEPRFFCSIFPCLGKQPVITGLCRVHHGFCSIKHSFCLLEGKAVEKLVACLDHTNEKVVEAALAALCTLLDDDGDIDQGVSVLDEADGIKPILDILRDNRTEILRQKAVWAVERILRNDDIANEIAGDQNVGTALVEAFRHGDYRTRQIAERALKHVDKLPNFSGIFTKKGG, from the exons ATGGCAGAAAGTTGGGATGGTGGCCATTCAGATGATAGCTTCCGTGACAGTCTATACACTGAGCCTATATATGAAGCATTTCTTTGTCCCCTTACAAGGCAAGTTATGAGAGATCCTGTTTCCATAGAGAATGGGCAGACTTTTGAGCGGGATGCAATAGAGAAATGGTTCAAAGAATGCAGGGATAGTGGAAGGAGGCCAACCTGTCCGTTGACACACGAAGAGTTGAAGAGTACTGATTTAAACCCCAGTATTGCTCTGAGGAACACTATTGAAGAGTGGACCAAAAGAAATGAAGCTGTCCAGCTTGACAAAGCATGTAGAACACTGTCTCTCGGGAACTCAGAGATTGATGTTTTACAGTCTCTTAACTACATCACACATATTTGCCAGAAAAGCAGGTACAGCAAGCATGCTGTGCATAATGCAGAGTTAGTACCAATGATTTCTAGCATGCTGAAGAGTGGCAACAGGAAAGTGCGACTTAAAGCTCTAGAAACTCTTTGCATCATAGCTGAAGGGGATGATGATAATAAG GAAGTTATAGCTGCGGGTGACAACATCCGAATGATTGTGAAGTTTTTGTCACATGAGCATTCCCAAGAGAGAGAAGAAGCTGTGTCATTATTGTATGAGCTTTCAAAATCTGAATCTTTGTGTGAAAAGATCGGTGGAGTCAGTGGAGCAATTCTTATATTGGTTGGGATGGCAAGTAGTAAATCAGCAAATATCTTGACTGTAGAGAGAGCTGATAAGACATTAGAAAATCTAGAGAAGTGTGAGAACAATGTGAGGCAAATGGCTGAAAATGGCAGATTGCAGCCACTTCTTACCCTTCTCCTGAAAG GGTCACCTGAAACACGGCTGTCAATGGTTTCTTACCTTGGAGAGCTTGTTTTGAGCAATGATGTGAAAGTCTTTGTAGCCCAGACAGCAGGTTCAGTTTTAGTTGATGTCATGAAAAGTGGGAGTAATCTGGCAAGAGAAGCTGCTCTCAAGTCTTTGAATCAGATCTCATCTTATGAGACCAGTGCAAAGATACTTATTCATGCAGGCATCCTTCCCCCACTTGTCAAGTACCTTTTCACTGTAGGCATCAACCAACTACCCATGAGGATGAAAGAGGTATCTGCAACAATTCTTGCCAACGTTGTGTCCTCAGGTGCTAATTTTGAGTCCATTCCTCTTGACCAAGATCGTAGGACTTTGGTTTCTGAAGACATTGTTCACAATCTCCTCCATCTAATCAATAACACTGGACCTGCTATTGAGTGCAAGCTCCTTCAGGTGCTTGTTGGGCTTACAAGTTCTGCCACCACTGTTGTGAATATAGTTGCTGCAATAAAAAGCTCTGGTGCTACCATTAGTCTCATTCAGTTTGTTGAAGCTCCACAGAAAGATGTTCGAATGGCTTCTATAAAACTTCTGCAAAATATATCTCCCTACATGTGCCAAGAGCTGGCTGATGCTTTGCGTAGTACTGGTGGCCAGCTCAGCAGTTTGATTAATGTCATTGCAGAGGACAATGGGATCTCTGAAGAGCAAGCTGCTGCTATCGGACTCCTTGCTGACCTTCCTGAGAGTGACACTGGTTTAACTAGGAGGCTCCTGGAGGAAGGTGCTTTCAAGATAGCCTTTTCCAAAGTGGTCAGTATCAGGCAAGGGATAGCTCGTGGGGGGCGCTTTGTCACTCGGTTTCTGGAAGGGCTTGTTAGGGTTCTCTCCAGGCTCACATATATTCTGGAGGGTGAACCTGAGGTCATTGCCCTTGCTCGTGAGTACAGTCTTGCCTCACTCTTTACTGATCTGCTTCAGATGAATGAACTGGACAAAGTGCAAAGAGTTTCGGCACTGTCACTGCAAAATCTCTCCAAGCAGTCAAAACATCTGACACAGGTCCCAGTCGTTCCAGAGCCACGATTTTTCTGTTCCATATTTCCTTGTCTAGGCAAGCAACCAGTTATAACCGGGCTATGTCGAGTCCATCATGGTTTCTGTTCAATAAAGCATAGCTTCTGTTTGTTGGAAGGGAAGGCAGTAGAAAAGTTGGTTGCTTGTTTAGATCATACAAACGAGAAAGTTGTTGAGGCTGCTTTAGCAGCATTGTGCACTCTTTTGGATGATGATGGGGACATCGACCAAGGAGTATCGGTGTTGGATGAGGCAGATGGGATTAAACCAATTCTGGATATATTGCGTGACAATCGAACGGAGATACTTAGGCAGAAAGCTGTGTGGGCGGTTGAGAGGATTTTGAGGAATGATGACATAGCTAATGAGATTGCGGGGGATCAGAATGTTGGGACAGCATTAGTTGAAGCATTTCGGCACGGGGACTATAGGACGAGGCAAATTGCGGAGCGAGCACTGAAGCATGTGGATAAGTTACCCAACTTCTCTGGGATTTTCACAAAAAAAGGGGGATAA
- the LOC103975802 gene encoding ALA-interacting subunit 5 isoform X2, which produces MGDSTSPSDGPAEPRRKSKKPKYSRFTQQELPACKPLLTPMIVVTTFALIGIIFIPIGLASLSASEQVVEIVYQYDVDCIPEQSQNDKVAFIQSSVPRHMDGPVHIYYELDNFYQNHRRYVKSRSDKQLRSKASEKVTTNCAPEATTSDGSVIVPCGLIAWSLFNDTYSFAIDSKTIEVNKKNIAWQSDKEHKFGNNVYPKNFQMGGLIGGAKLNASIPLSEQEDLIVWMRTAALPKFRKLYGRIEMDLDANDQITVTIQNNYNTYSFEGKKKLVLSTTSWIGGKNDFLGTAYLTVGSLCLFLAMAFIVLYLLKPRTLGDPSYLSWNRNPDGHY; this is translated from the exons ATGGGAGATTCGACGTCCCCAAGCGACGGCCCAGCCGAGCCGAGGAGGAAATCCAAGAAACCCAAAT attcGAGATTTACACAACAAGAGCTTCCTGCTTGCAAACCTCTACTAACTCCAATGATT GTAGTAACGACATTCGCTTTGATAGGAATCATCTTCATTCCAATTGGACTTGCTTCCTTGTCTGCATCAGAGCAA GTGGTTGAAATTGTTTATCAATATGACGTGGACTGCATTCCTGAGCAATCACAGAATGACAAAGTGGCATTCATTCAAAGCAGT GTGCCAAGGCACATGGATGGTCCTGTTCATATTTATTATGAGCTTGACAACTTCTATCAGAACCATCGCAG gtatgttaaaagcCGAAGCGATAAGCAACTAAGAAGCAAGGCAAGTGAGAAAGTAACCACTAACTGTGCACCTGAAGCCACAACTTCAGATGGCTCTGTAATTGTTCCATGTGGCCTCATTGCTTGGAGCTTGTTCAACGATACATACTCATTTGCAATAGACAGTAAAACAATTGAGGTGAATAAAAAGAATATAGCCTGGCAAAGTGACAAAGAACATAAATTTGGAAATAATGTTTATCCCAAGAATTTCCAGATGGGAGGTCTGATAGGAGGCGCCAAGCTCAATGCCAGCATACCT TTGAGCGAGCAAGAAGATCTCATTGTTTGGATGAGAACAGCTGCCCTGCCAAAATTCAGAAAACTATATGGCAGAATCGAAATGGACCTTGATGCCAATGACCAAATAACAGTGACGATACAGAACAACTACAACACATATAGTTTTGAGGGGAAGAAAAAATTGGTACTTTCAACTACCTCCTGGATAGGTGGGAAAAATGATTTCCTCGGTACTGCTTATCTCACAGTTGGTAGTCTATGCCTATTTCTTGCAATGGCCTTCATAGTTCTGTATTTGCTGAAACCAAG GACTCTTGGAGATCCTTCATACTTATCTTGGAACAGGAATCCTGATGGACATTACTAG
- the LOC103975802 gene encoding ALA-interacting subunit 5 isoform X1: protein MGDSTSPSDGPAEPRRKSKKPKYSRFTQQELPACKPLLTPMIVVTTFALIGIIFIPIGLASLSASEQVVEIVYQYDVDCIPEQSQNDKVAFIQSSVTNKTCSRTLTVPRHMDGPVHIYYELDNFYQNHRRYVKSRSDKQLRSKASEKVTTNCAPEATTSDGSVIVPCGLIAWSLFNDTYSFAIDSKTIEVNKKNIAWQSDKEHKFGNNVYPKNFQMGGLIGGAKLNASIPLSEQEDLIVWMRTAALPKFRKLYGRIEMDLDANDQITVTIQNNYNTYSFEGKKKLVLSTTSWIGGKNDFLGTAYLTVGSLCLFLAMAFIVLYLLKPRTLGDPSYLSWNRNPDGHY, encoded by the exons ATGGGAGATTCGACGTCCCCAAGCGACGGCCCAGCCGAGCCGAGGAGGAAATCCAAGAAACCCAAAT attcGAGATTTACACAACAAGAGCTTCCTGCTTGCAAACCTCTACTAACTCCAATGATT GTAGTAACGACATTCGCTTTGATAGGAATCATCTTCATTCCAATTGGACTTGCTTCCTTGTCTGCATCAGAGCAA GTGGTTGAAATTGTTTATCAATATGACGTGGACTGCATTCCTGAGCAATCACAGAATGACAAAGTGGCATTCATTCAAAGCAGTGTGACTAATAAAACTTGTTCCAGAACTTTAACT GTGCCAAGGCACATGGATGGTCCTGTTCATATTTATTATGAGCTTGACAACTTCTATCAGAACCATCGCAG gtatgttaaaagcCGAAGCGATAAGCAACTAAGAAGCAAGGCAAGTGAGAAAGTAACCACTAACTGTGCACCTGAAGCCACAACTTCAGATGGCTCTGTAATTGTTCCATGTGGCCTCATTGCTTGGAGCTTGTTCAACGATACATACTCATTTGCAATAGACAGTAAAACAATTGAGGTGAATAAAAAGAATATAGCCTGGCAAAGTGACAAAGAACATAAATTTGGAAATAATGTTTATCCCAAGAATTTCCAGATGGGAGGTCTGATAGGAGGCGCCAAGCTCAATGCCAGCATACCT TTGAGCGAGCAAGAAGATCTCATTGTTTGGATGAGAACAGCTGCCCTGCCAAAATTCAGAAAACTATATGGCAGAATCGAAATGGACCTTGATGCCAATGACCAAATAACAGTGACGATACAGAACAACTACAACACATATAGTTTTGAGGGGAAGAAAAAATTGGTACTTTCAACTACCTCCTGGATAGGTGGGAAAAATGATTTCCTCGGTACTGCTTATCTCACAGTTGGTAGTCTATGCCTATTTCTTGCAATGGCCTTCATAGTTCTGTATTTGCTGAAACCAAG GACTCTTGGAGATCCTTCATACTTATCTTGGAACAGGAATCCTGATGGACATTACTAG
- the LOC135605704 gene encoding cytochrome P450 86B1-like — MDSAKQTTVIDSPGASAADAGLFRFLPEIQVIEILMAIFIFITIHSLRQGRRQGLVVWPVVGMLPSLLLGIRKDMYEWLTGVLDGQGGTFVFRGPWFTNLHCVVTADPRNLEHLLKVKFPNFPKGEYFRSTVCDLLGDGIFSADDETWRRQRKTASVEFHSAEFRSMTAQSLVELVHSRLLPVLAVAEAQRAPIDLQDVLLRFTFDNVCMIAFGTDPGCLRPGLPEIPFAKAFEDATEATIIRFITPTAIWKALRYFDLGSERWLRRSIAVVDEFAYEVIRTRREELSSGEQTRTARSDLLTVFTKLRDEDGTPYSDKFLRDVCVNLILAGRDTSSVALAWFFWLLNRHPEVEERILGEIRKITEERGGDEDGELVFKPEEVKRLEYLHAALSEALRLYPSVPVDHKEVVEDDVFPDGTVLKKGTKVIYAIFSMGRMESIWGKDCRDYKPERWLKDGRFMSESAYKFTAFNGGPRLCLGKDFAYYQMKFVAASILHRYHVKVMENHPVVPKMALTMYMKYGLKITLCARDGTKVVGK, encoded by the exons ATGGACTCTGCCAAACAGACCACTGTCATCGACAGCCCCGGTGCTTCCGCCGCTGATGCGGGTCTGTTTAGGTTCTTGCCTGAGATCCAAGTCATTGAGATCCTTATGGCCATCTTCATCTTTATAACCATCCACTCCCTCCGGCAAGGAAGGCGTCAGGGCCTCGTGGTGTGGCCGGTAGTCGGTATGCTGCCGTCGCTCCTCCTCGGCATCCGTAAGGACATGTACGAGTGGCTCACCGGCGTGCTTGACGGCCAAGGCGGCACGTTCGTCTTCCGCGGGCCGTGGTTTACCAACCTTCATTGCGTCGTCACCGCCGACCCTCGCAACCTGGAGCATCTCCTCAAGGTCAAGTTCCCCAACTTCCCCAAGGGCGAGTACTTCCGCAGCACCGTCTGCGATCTTCTTGGCGACGGCATCTTCAGCGCCGACGACGAGACCTGGCGCAGGCAGCGGAAGACCGCGAGCGTCGAGTTCCACTCGGCGGAGTTCCGGTCCATGACGGCGCAGTCCCTCGTCGAGCTCGTCCACTCGAGGCTCCTCCCGGTGCTCGCCGTGGCCGAAGCCCAGCGCGCGCCGATCGACCTCCAGGACGTGCTCCTGAGGTTCACGTTCGACAACGTGTGCATGATAGCCTTCGGGACCGACCCGGGCTGCTTGCGCCCGGGGCTACCGGAGATACCATTTGCGAAGGCCTTCGAGGACGCGACCGAAGCAACTATCATCCGGTTCATCACGCCTACGGCCATATGGAAGGCGCTGCGCTACTTCGACCTCGGGAGCGAGAGATGGCTCAGAAGGTCCATCGCTGTCGTCGACGAGTTCGCCTACGAGGTGATCCGGACCAGGAGGGAGGAGCTCTCGTCCGGGGAGCAGACGAGGACGGCGAGATCTGACCTGCTGACGGTGTTCACGAAGCTAAGAGACGAAGACGGGACGCCCTACTCCGACAAGTTCCTGAGGGACGTGTGTGTGAACTTGATACTCGCCGGCCGCGACACCTCGTCGGTGGCGTTGGCCTGGTTCTTCTGGCTGCTGAACCGGCACCCGGAAGTCGAGGAGAGGATTCTTGGGGAGATAAGGAAGATAACagaggagagaggaggagatGAAGATGGCGAGCTAGTGTTCAAGCCAGAGGAGGTGAAGAGATTGGAGTATCTGCATGCAGCACTATCGGAGGCTCTAAGGTTGTATCCTTCAGTACCAGTGGACCACAAGGAG GTTGTGGAGGATGATGTGTTTCCTGATGGCACTGTGCTGAAGAAAGGAACAAAGGTTATCTACGCCATATTCTCCATGGGAAGAATGGAAAGCATATGGGGAAAGGACTGCAGGGACTACAAACCGGAGCGGTGGCTCAAGGATGGGCGATTCATGAGCGAGTCCGCGTACAAGTTCACGGCCTTCAATGGCGGACCAAGACTGTGCCTGGGGAAGGACTTCGCCTACTACCAGATGAAGTTCGTCGCTGCCTCGATACTCCATCGTTATCATGTGAAGGTCATGGAGAATCACCCGGTGGTGCCGAAGATGGCGCTCACCATGTACATGAAGTACGGACTGAAGATCACGCTCTGCGCAAGAGATGGAACGAAGGTTGTGGGGAAGTAG